One window of the Streptomyces sp. TS71-3 genome contains the following:
- the pgl gene encoding 6-phosphogluconolactonase, which yields MSTAPQLVVHRDKELMAQAAAARLITRIVDAQSARGTASVVLTGGRNGNGLLAALAAAPARDAVDWARLDLWWGDERFLPEGDPERNVTQARQALLDSVPLDPARVHAMPVSDGPYGKDADAAAAAYAEELAAAAGPEDHGPVPGFDVLMLGVGPDTHVASLFPELPAVRETERTVVGVHGAPKPPPTRISLTLPAIRAAREVWLLAAGEDKARAAEIALSGAGEVQAPAAGAYGRSRTLWLLDRAAAGRLPRSLYPPASA from the coding sequence GTGAGCACGGCACCGCAGCTCGTCGTCCACCGTGACAAGGAGCTGATGGCCCAGGCCGCGGCGGCCCGGCTCATCACCAGGATCGTGGACGCCCAGTCCGCCCGCGGCACGGCCTCGGTCGTGCTCACGGGCGGGCGCAACGGCAACGGCCTGCTGGCCGCGCTCGCCGCCGCGCCCGCCCGGGACGCGGTGGACTGGGCCCGCCTCGACCTGTGGTGGGGCGACGAGCGGTTCCTGCCGGAGGGCGACCCGGAGCGCAACGTCACGCAGGCCCGCCAGGCCCTGCTCGACTCGGTGCCGCTGGACCCGGCGCGGGTGCACGCGATGCCGGTCTCGGACGGCCCGTACGGCAAGGACGCCGACGCGGCGGCCGCGGCCTACGCCGAGGAGCTGGCCGCCGCGGCCGGCCCCGAGGACCACGGCCCGGTGCCCGGTTTCGACGTGCTGATGCTGGGCGTCGGTCCCGACACGCATGTGGCGTCGCTGTTCCCCGAGCTTCCCGCGGTCCGCGAGACGGAGCGCACGGTGGTCGGCGTGCACGGCGCGCCCAAGCCCCCGCCCACCCGTATCTCCCTGACCCTCCCCGCGATCCGCGCGGCCCGTGAGGTCTGGCTGCTGGCGGCGGGCGAGGACAAGGCACGGGCGGCGGAGATCGCGCTGTCCGGGGCGGGCGAGGTGCAGGCGCCCGCCGCGGGCGCGTACGGCAGGTCGCGCACGCTGTGGCTGCTGGACCGGGCGGCTGCGGGCCGGCTGCCGCGGAGCCTGTATCCGCCGGCATCCGCGTGA
- a CDS encoding chitinase — protein MRRIRSLRALLTAAAVALAGAGLSALGAGPAEAATPLPSHVFAPYFEAWTGESPAALSAQSGAKHLTMAFIQTQSPGSCTPYWNGDSGSPIAQSTFGADIRTIQAAGGDVIPSFGGYTADTTGTEMADSCTDVSKIAAAYEKVVTTYDIARLDMDIEVDSLGNTAGIDRRNKAIKQVEDWAAANGRTLQISYTLPTTTSGLAPDGLAVLRNAVQNGTRFDVANIMTFDYYDGADPHDMARDTQTAAQGLHDQLANLYPGKADADLWGMVGVTEMPGVDDYGTAETLTVAGARQVYDWAVSKGIDTLSFWALQRDNGSCPGGGAADGCSGIEQGTWDFSHVFEPFTGGTTTPPSNDFSLSLTPASATVAAGGSATAKVNTAVTAGSAQSVRLSVSGAPPGVTASLNPTSVTAGGSTTLTVNTTTAAASGTYTLTVTGTGDKAGHTATYTLKVTGGTGSGCTAQPWDSGAIYVGGDQVSHDGHNWKAKWWTTGEEPGTTGEWGVWQDLGAC, from the coding sequence ATGAGACGTATCCGCTCGCTCAGAGCCCTGCTCACGGCGGCCGCGGTCGCCCTGGCCGGTGCGGGCCTGTCCGCGCTGGGCGCGGGCCCCGCCGAGGCCGCCACGCCTCTGCCCTCCCATGTCTTCGCCCCCTACTTCGAGGCGTGGACCGGCGAGAGCCCGGCCGCGCTCAGCGCGCAGTCCGGTGCCAAGCACCTGACCATGGCGTTCATCCAGACGCAGTCACCCGGGTCCTGCACCCCGTACTGGAACGGTGACAGCGGCTCACCGATCGCCCAGAGCACCTTCGGCGCCGACATCAGGACCATCCAGGCCGCCGGCGGCGACGTCATCCCCTCGTTCGGCGGGTACACCGCGGACACCACGGGCACCGAGATGGCCGACAGCTGCACCGACGTCAGCAAGATCGCCGCCGCCTACGAGAAGGTCGTCACGACCTACGACATCGCGCGGCTCGACATGGACATCGAGGTCGACTCGCTCGGCAACACCGCGGGGATCGACCGGCGGAACAAGGCGATCAAGCAGGTCGAGGACTGGGCTGCCGCGAACGGCCGGACGCTCCAGATCTCCTACACCCTGCCGACGACCACCTCGGGGCTCGCCCCCGACGGCCTCGCGGTACTGCGCAACGCCGTGCAGAACGGCACGCGCTTCGACGTCGCGAACATCATGACGTTCGACTACTACGACGGCGCCGACCCGCACGACATGGCCAGGGACACGCAGACGGCGGCCCAGGGGCTGCACGACCAGCTCGCGAACCTCTACCCGGGCAAGGCGGACGCCGATCTGTGGGGCATGGTCGGCGTCACGGAGATGCCGGGCGTCGACGACTACGGCACGGCCGAGACCCTCACCGTCGCGGGAGCCAGGCAGGTCTACGACTGGGCGGTCTCCAAGGGCATCGACACCCTCTCCTTCTGGGCGCTGCAACGCGACAACGGGAGCTGCCCCGGCGGTGGCGCCGCGGACGGCTGCTCCGGTATCGAGCAGGGCACCTGGGACTTCTCGCACGTCTTCGAGCCGTTCACCGGCGGCACCACGACGCCGCCGAGCAACGACTTCTCCCTGAGCCTCACCCCCGCCTCCGCGACGGTGGCCGCGGGCGGCTCGGCCACCGCCAAGGTGAACACCGCGGTGACGGCGGGATCGGCGCAGAGCGTCAGGCTGTCGGTCAGCGGCGCGCCCCCCGGCGTCACCGCCTCCCTCAACCCGACCTCCGTGACGGCCGGCGGCTCCACCACGCTCACCGTCAACACGACCACGGCCGCAGCTTCGGGCACCTACACGCTCACGGTCACCGGCACGGGCGACAAGGCCGGCCACACCGCGACGTACACCCTGAAGGTCACCGGCGGCACCGGCTCGGGGTGCACCGCGCAGCCCTGGGACTCGGGCGCGATCTACGTCGGCGGCGACCAGGTCTCGCACGACGGCCACAACTGGAAGGCCAAGTGGTGGACCACCGGCGAGGAGCCGGGCACCACGGGCGAGTGGGGCGTCTGGCAGGACCTCGGCGCCTGCTGA
- the tal gene encoding transaldolase: MTDALKRLSDEGVAIWLDDLSRQRITSGNLAELIDQQHVVGVTTNPTIFQKAISSGDGYEQQLADLAVRRVTVEEAVRMITTADVRDAADILRPVFDATGGQDGRVSIEVDPRLAHNTPATIAEAKQLAWLVDRPNTFIKIPATEAGLPAITETIGRGISVNVTLIFSLDRYRAVMDAFMAGLEKANAAGLDLSKIRSVASFFVSRVDTEVDKRLEKLGTDDAKALRGKAAVANARLAYQAYEEAFGSDRWSVLERVGANRQRPLWASTGVKNPDYPDTLYVAGLIAPGTVNTMPEPTLDAVAHHGDDINGNAVAGSYEQARADLDAIENLGISYDDVVKVLEDEGVEKFAASWTDLLKSTEAELKRLTPAEG, from the coding sequence ATGACAGACGCACTCAAGCGCCTCTCCGACGAAGGCGTGGCGATCTGGCTGGACGACCTGTCGCGCCAGCGCATCACGTCCGGCAACCTCGCCGAGCTGATCGACCAGCAGCATGTCGTGGGCGTCACCACGAACCCGACGATCTTCCAGAAGGCGATCTCCTCCGGTGACGGGTACGAGCAGCAGCTCGCCGACCTCGCCGTACGGCGGGTCACCGTCGAGGAGGCCGTCCGGATGATCACCACCGCGGACGTCCGGGACGCCGCGGACATCCTGCGGCCGGTCTTCGACGCCACCGGCGGTCAGGACGGCCGGGTGTCGATCGAGGTCGACCCGCGGCTCGCGCACAACACCCCCGCGACCATCGCCGAGGCCAAGCAGCTGGCCTGGCTGGTGGACCGGCCGAACACCTTCATCAAGATCCCGGCGACCGAGGCGGGCCTGCCGGCGATCACCGAGACCATCGGCCGCGGCATCAGCGTCAACGTCACGCTGATCTTCTCGCTGGACCGCTACCGCGCGGTGATGGACGCCTTCATGGCGGGCCTGGAGAAGGCGAACGCCGCCGGGCTCGACCTGTCCAAGATCCGCTCCGTGGCGTCGTTCTTCGTGTCCCGCGTGGACACCGAGGTCGACAAGCGCCTGGAGAAGCTCGGCACCGACGACGCCAAGGCGCTGCGCGGCAAGGCCGCCGTCGCCAACGCCCGGCTGGCCTACCAGGCCTACGAGGAGGCCTTCGGCTCGGACCGCTGGTCCGTCCTGGAGCGGGTCGGCGCCAACCGCCAGCGTCCGCTGTGGGCCTCCACCGGCGTGAAGAACCCGGACTACCCGGACACGCTGTACGTGGCCGGACTGATCGCGCCCGGCACGGTGAACACCATGCCGGAGCCCACCCTGGACGCCGTCGCGCACCACGGCGACGACATCAACGGCAACGCCGTGGCCGGCTCCTACGAGCAGGCCCGGGCGGACCTCGACGCCATCGAGAATCTGGGCATCTCGTACGACGACGTGGTCAAGGTCCTGGAGGACGAGGGCGTCGAGAAGTTCGCCGCGTCCTGGACCGACCTCCTCAAGTCCACGGAGGCGGAGCTGAAGCGCCTCACCCCCGCGGAGGGCTGA
- the zwf gene encoding glucose-6-phosphate dehydrogenase has protein sequence MSSATDTQVTGANPLRDPADRRLPRIAGPSGLVIFGVTGDLSRKKLMPAVYDLANRGLLPPGFSLVGFARREWQHEDFAQEVHDAVKEHSRTPFREEVWQQLSQGMRFVQGTFDDDAAFEQLRDTIKELDEAQGTGGNFAFYLSVPPKFFPKVVQQLKKHGLADQADGSWRRAVIEKPFGHDLTSAQDLNAIVHEVFAPDQVFRIDHYLGKETVQNILALRFANTLFEPIWNRSYVDHVQITMAEDIGIGGRAGYYDGIGAARDVIQNHLLQLLALTAMEEPASFDAQALAAEKTKVLGAVRLPKELGKDTVLAQYAAGWQGGEKVIGYLQEEGIDPHSSTDTYAAVKLAIDNRRWAGVPFYLRTGKRLGRRVTEIAVVFQRAPHSPFDHTATEELTQNALVIRVQPDEGVTMRFGSKVPGTSMEVRDVSMDFAYGESFTESSPEAYERLILDVLLGDANLFPRTEEVELSWRILDPVERYWAKNGKPPQYPAGTWGPVEADEMLERDGRSWRRP, from the coding sequence GTGTCCAGCGCTACCGACACCCAGGTCACCGGGGCGAACCCGCTCCGTGACCCTGCCGACCGGCGGCTCCCGCGCATCGCGGGGCCGTCCGGCCTGGTGATCTTCGGGGTCACGGGCGACCTGTCCCGCAAGAAGCTGATGCCGGCCGTGTACGACCTCGCCAACCGCGGCCTGCTGCCCCCGGGCTTCTCCCTGGTGGGCTTCGCGCGCCGCGAGTGGCAGCACGAGGACTTCGCCCAGGAGGTCCACGACGCGGTCAAGGAGCACTCCCGCACGCCGTTCCGCGAGGAGGTCTGGCAGCAGCTCAGCCAGGGCATGCGCTTCGTCCAGGGCACGTTCGACGACGACGCCGCCTTCGAGCAGCTGCGCGACACCATCAAGGAGCTCGACGAGGCCCAGGGCACCGGCGGCAACTTCGCCTTCTACCTCTCGGTCCCGCCGAAGTTCTTCCCCAAGGTCGTGCAGCAGCTGAAGAAGCACGGCCTCGCCGACCAGGCGGACGGATCGTGGCGGCGGGCCGTCATCGAGAAGCCCTTCGGGCACGACCTGACCTCGGCGCAGGACCTGAACGCCATCGTGCACGAGGTCTTCGCGCCCGACCAGGTCTTCCGCATCGACCACTACCTCGGCAAGGAGACCGTCCAGAACATCCTGGCGCTCCGCTTCGCCAACACGCTCTTCGAGCCGATCTGGAACCGCAGCTACGTCGACCACGTGCAGATCACCATGGCCGAGGACATCGGCATCGGTGGCCGCGCCGGTTACTACGACGGGATCGGCGCCGCACGCGACGTCATCCAGAACCACCTGCTCCAGCTGCTGGCGCTGACCGCCATGGAGGAGCCCGCCTCCTTCGACGCGCAGGCGCTGGCCGCCGAGAAGACCAAGGTCCTCGGCGCCGTGCGGCTCCCCAAGGAGCTCGGCAAGGACACGGTGCTGGCGCAGTACGCGGCCGGCTGGCAGGGCGGCGAGAAGGTGATCGGCTACCTGCAGGAGGAGGGCATCGACCCGCACTCCAGCACCGACACCTACGCCGCGGTCAAGCTGGCCATCGACAACCGCCGCTGGGCGGGCGTGCCGTTCTACCTGCGCACCGGCAAGCGCCTGGGCCGGCGCGTCACCGAGATCGCGGTGGTCTTCCAGCGCGCCCCGCACTCCCCCTTCGACCACACCGCGACGGAGGAGCTGACCCAGAACGCCCTGGTCATCCGGGTGCAGCCGGACGAGGGCGTGACGATGAGGTTCGGCTCGAAGGTGCCGGGCACCTCGATGGAGGTGCGGGACGTGTCGATGGACTTCGCCTACGGCGAGTCCTTCACCGAGTCCAGCCCCGAGGCGTACGAGCGGCTCATCCTGGACGTCCTGCTCGGCGACGCCAACCTCTTCCCGCGCACCGAGGAGGTCGAGCTCTCCTGGAGGATCCTCGACCCGGTCGAGCGGTACTGGGCGAAGAACGGCAAGCCGCCGCAGTATCCCGCGGGCACCTGGGGACCCGTCGAGGCGGACGAAATGCTCGAACGAGACGGACGGAGCTGGCGTCGGCCATGA
- the opcA gene encoding glucose-6-phosphate dehydrogenase assembly protein OpcA, translated as MNIDLTNTTASDINKALVRGRRAIGSPAVGMVLTLVIVTDEENAYDSLKAASEASHEHPSRTLVVVKRVSRSPRDRTNSRLDAEVRVGADAGTGETVVLRLYGEVVNHAQSVVLPLLLPDAPVVVWWPVNAPLDPAKDPLGALAQRRVTDTYAAEAPLEELGARAEAYTPGDTDLAWTRITPWRSMLAAALDQVTCRVTSAEVDGEEFNPSVELLAMWLADRLDVPVRRALSTGPGLTGVRMETTSGPIVLHRANGSLASLSIQGQPDRAVALQRRETSELIAEELRRLDPDDIYASALRYGVDRLTEPEDASEGGNPGRRASASSEGSSEPVARAEEPAKGPAKKTSAKAEAKKAPAK; from the coding sequence ATGAACATCGACCTGACGAACACCACGGCCAGCGACATCAACAAAGCCCTGGTGCGGGGCCGCCGCGCGATCGGCAGTCCGGCCGTCGGCATGGTGCTCACCCTGGTCATCGTCACCGACGAGGAGAACGCCTACGACTCGCTGAAGGCGGCGAGCGAGGCGTCCCATGAGCACCCGTCCCGCACGCTCGTCGTCGTCAAGCGCGTCTCCCGCTCGCCCCGTGACCGCACGAACTCCCGCCTGGACGCGGAGGTCCGGGTGGGCGCGGACGCGGGCACCGGCGAGACGGTCGTGCTGCGGCTGTACGGCGAGGTGGTCAACCACGCCCAGTCGGTGGTGCTGCCGCTGCTGCTGCCGGACGCCCCCGTGGTCGTCTGGTGGCCGGTGAACGCCCCGCTCGACCCCGCGAAGGACCCGCTCGGCGCGCTGGCCCAGCGCAGGGTCACGGACACCTACGCCGCCGAGGCTCCGCTGGAGGAGCTGGGCGCCAGGGCCGAGGCCTACACCCCGGGCGACACGGACCTGGCGTGGACCCGCATCACGCCCTGGCGCTCGATGCTGGCCGCCGCCCTCGACCAGGTCACGTGCCGGGTCACCAGCGCGGAGGTGGACGGCGAGGAGTTCAACCCGAGCGTGGAGCTGCTGGCGATGTGGCTGGCGGACCGCCTGGACGTGCCGGTGCGGCGGGCGCTGTCCACGGGGCCCGGGCTGACCGGTGTCCGGATGGAGACCACCAGCGGCCCCATCGTCCTGCACCGCGCCAACGGCTCGCTGGCGAGCCTGTCCATCCAGGGCCAGCCGGACCGCGCGGTGGCGCTCCAGCGGCGTGAGACGTCGGAGCTGATCGCGGAGGAGCTGCGCAGGCTCGACCCCGACGACATCTACGCGTCCGCGCTGCGGTACGGCGTGGACCGGCTCACCGAGCCCGAGGACGCCTCTGAGGGCGGCAACCCCGGTAGGCGGGCGTCGGCGTCCTCGGAGGGCTCCTCGGAGCCCGTGGCGCGGGCGGAGGAGCCGGCCAAGGGTCCGGCGAAGAAGACCTCGGCCAAGGCCGAGGCCAAGAAGGCGCCGGCCAAGTGA
- the tkt gene encoding transketolase → MSSKPTTTDLEWTEVDQRAVDTVRVLAADAVQKVGNGHPGTAMSLAPAAYTLFQKVMRHDPADPGWTGRDRFVLSAGHSSLTLYIQLYLAGFGLELDDLKAFRTWGSKTPGHPEYGHTAGVETTTGPLGQGVANAVGMAMAARYERGLFDPAAPAGTSPFDHHVFVVAGDGCLQEGISSEASSLAGHQKLGNLILLWDDNHISIEGDTEAAVSEDTVRRYEAYGWHVQRVEPKENGDLDPEALYAALQAAKAETERPSFIAMRSIIAWPAPNAQNTGAAHGSALGADEVAATKRVLGFDPEKSFEVPDEVITHTRGALDRGREARAEWDKQLAAWRTANPENAAEFDRISAGELPAGWETHLPVFEPGSSLATRAASGKLLQALGGVVPELWGGSADLAGSNNTTFDKNSSFLPEGNPLPNADPYGRTIHFGIREHAMAAAMNGIALHGNTRIYGGTFLVFSDYMRNAVRLSALMHLPVTYVWTHDSIGLGEDGPTHQPVEHLAALRAIPGLNVVRPADANETAIAWREILRRYTKVFGKGAPHGLALTRQGVPVYEPNEDTVRGGYVLLDADGGAPQVVLIATGSEVQVAVAAREELQAAGVPTRVVSMPCVEWFEEQDQGYRDRVLPPSVKARVAVEAGTAWTWYRYVGDAGRIVSLEHFGASADAKTLFREYGFTAEAVATAARESLAAAQR, encoded by the coding sequence GGTGATGCGGCACGACCCGGCGGATCCCGGCTGGACCGGCCGTGACCGTTTCGTCCTGTCCGCGGGCCACTCTTCCCTGACCCTCTACATCCAGCTCTACCTGGCGGGGTTCGGGCTGGAACTGGACGACCTCAAGGCGTTCCGCACCTGGGGCTCGAAGACCCCGGGGCACCCCGAGTACGGGCACACGGCCGGGGTCGAGACGACCACGGGCCCGCTGGGCCAGGGTGTCGCCAACGCCGTGGGCATGGCGATGGCCGCGCGCTACGAGCGCGGTCTCTTCGACCCCGCGGCCCCGGCCGGGACCTCCCCCTTCGACCACCATGTCTTCGTCGTCGCCGGCGACGGCTGCCTCCAGGAGGGCATCTCCTCCGAGGCCTCCTCGCTCGCCGGCCACCAGAAGCTGGGCAATCTGATACTGCTCTGGGACGACAACCACATCTCCATCGAGGGCGACACCGAGGCCGCGGTCTCCGAGGACACCGTCAGGCGGTACGAGGCGTACGGGTGGCACGTCCAGCGTGTCGAGCCCAAGGAGAACGGCGACCTGGACCCGGAGGCCCTCTACGCCGCCCTCCAGGCGGCGAAGGCGGAGACCGAGCGTCCGTCGTTCATCGCGATGCGCTCGATCATCGCCTGGCCCGCGCCGAACGCCCAGAACACCGGCGCCGCGCACGGCTCCGCCCTCGGCGCCGACGAGGTCGCGGCCACCAAGCGCGTGCTGGGCTTCGACCCGGAGAAGTCGTTCGAGGTGCCCGACGAGGTCATCACGCACACCCGGGGCGCCCTCGACCGCGGCCGTGAGGCCAGGGCCGAGTGGGACAAGCAGCTCGCCGCATGGCGCACCGCGAACCCCGAGAACGCCGCGGAGTTCGACCGCATCTCCGCGGGCGAGCTGCCGGCCGGCTGGGAGACCCACCTTCCCGTCTTCGAGCCCGGCAGCTCGCTGGCGACCCGGGCCGCCTCCGGCAAGCTGCTCCAGGCGCTGGGCGGTGTCGTCCCCGAGCTGTGGGGCGGCTCGGCGGACCTCGCGGGGTCGAACAACACCACGTTCGACAAGAACTCCTCGTTCCTGCCCGAGGGCAACCCGCTGCCGAACGCCGATCCGTACGGCCGCACGATCCACTTCGGCATCCGCGAGCACGCGATGGCCGCGGCGATGAACGGCATCGCGCTGCACGGCAACACCCGTATCTACGGCGGCACCTTCCTGGTGTTCTCCGACTACATGCGCAACGCCGTGCGGCTCTCGGCGCTGATGCACCTGCCGGTGACGTACGTGTGGACGCACGACTCGATCGGCCTCGGCGAGGACGGCCCCACGCACCAGCCGGTGGAGCACCTGGCGGCGCTGCGCGCCATCCCCGGCCTCAACGTCGTCCGGCCCGCCGACGCCAACGAGACCGCGATCGCCTGGCGCGAGATCCTGCGCCGGTACACCAAGGTGTTCGGCAAGGGCGCCCCGCACGGCCTGGCGCTGACCCGCCAGGGCGTGCCGGTGTACGAGCCGAACGAGGACACGGTGCGCGGCGGCTACGTGCTGCTGGACGCCGACGGCGGCGCCCCCCAGGTGGTGCTGATCGCCACCGGTTCCGAGGTCCAGGTCGCCGTGGCGGCCCGCGAGGAGCTGCAGGCCGCGGGCGTGCCGACCCGGGTCGTCTCGATGCCCTGCGTCGAGTGGTTCGAGGAGCAGGACCAGGGGTACCGGGATCGGGTACTGCCCCCGTCGGTGAAGGCAAGGGTGGCCGTCGAGGCGGGCACCGCGTGGACGTGGTACCGCTACGTCGGCGACGCGGGCCGGATCGTCTCGCTGGAGCACTTCGGCGCCTCCGCGGACGCGAAGACGCTGTTCCGCGAGTACGGATTCACGGCCGAGGCGGTAGCCACCGCGGCACGGGAATCCCTTGCCGCCGCCCAGCGCTGA
- a CDS encoding RNA polymerase-binding protein RbpA: protein MASGNAIRGSRVGAGPMGEAERGESAPRLRVSFWCSNGHETQPSFASDAQVPDTWDCPRCGFPAGQDRDNPPDPPRTEPYKTHLAYVRERRSDADGEAILAEALAKLRGEI from the coding sequence GTGGCAAGTGGCAACGCGATCCGTGGAAGCCGGGTCGGGGCGGGGCCGATGGGCGAGGCCGAGCGTGGCGAGTCCGCGCCGCGGCTGCGCGTCTCCTTCTGGTGCTCTAACGGGCACGAGACCCAGCCGAGTTTCGCGAGTGACGCGCAGGTCCCGGACACGTGGGACTGTCCACGGTGCGGCTTTCCGGCCGGGCAGGACCGCGACAACCCGCCGGACCCGCCCCGCACCGAGCCGTACAAGACACACCTCGCCTACGTGCGGGAGCGGCGCAGCGACGCCGACGGTGAGGCCATCCTCGCGGAGGCGCTCGCCAAACTCCGAGGCGAGATCTAG
- the pgi gene encoding glucose-6-phosphate isomerase — translation MNADSRARLNQLPQWTALGKHLEELGEVRLRELFDADPDRATRYTLQVGDLHIDYSKHLVTDETLRLLRELAAATDVAGLRDAMFRGEKINTTEDRAVLHLALRAPSDTVIEVDGENVVPKVHAVLDKMTDFADRIRSGAWTGHTGKRIKNVVNIGIGGSDLGPAMAYEALRTFADRDLTVRFVSNVDGADLHEAVRDLDAAETLFIIASKTFTTIETVTNATSARQWLLSELGAGQEAVAKHFVALSTNAGKVSEFGIDTENMFEFWDWVGGRYSYDSAIGLSLMVAIGPDRFREMLDGFHLVDRHFHAAPPEHNAPFLLGLLGIWYGNFHDAQSHAVLPYSHYLSKFTAYLQQLDMESNGKHVDRDGNDVDWGTGPVVWGTPGTNGQHAYYQLIHQGTKLIPADFIGFAQPVPELSPEFAAQHDLLMANFFAQTQALAFGKSPEEVRAEGVAEELVPHKTFKGNRPTTTILAKELTPSVLGQLIALYEHKVFVQGAVWNIDSFDQWGVELGKVLAKRVEPALTEGAEVPGLDPSTKALVGKYRELRGR, via the coding sequence ATGAACGCTGATAGCCGAGCCAGGCTGAACCAGCTGCCCCAGTGGACGGCTCTGGGCAAGCACCTGGAGGAGCTGGGGGAGGTGCGGCTGCGCGAGCTGTTCGACGCGGACCCCGACCGCGCCACCCGGTACACCCTCCAGGTCGGCGATCTGCACATCGACTACTCCAAGCACCTTGTGACCGACGAGACCCTCCGGCTGCTGCGGGAGCTCGCCGCCGCCACCGACGTGGCCGGCCTGCGCGACGCCATGTTCCGCGGCGAGAAGATCAACACCACCGAGGACCGCGCCGTCCTGCACCTCGCACTGCGCGCGCCGAGCGACACCGTCATCGAGGTCGACGGGGAGAACGTCGTCCCCAAGGTGCACGCCGTGCTCGACAAGATGACGGACTTCGCCGACCGGATCCGCTCCGGCGCCTGGACCGGGCACACCGGAAAGCGCATCAAGAACGTCGTCAACATCGGCATCGGCGGCTCCGACCTCGGCCCCGCCATGGCCTACGAGGCGCTGCGGACCTTCGCCGACCGCGACCTGACGGTCCGTTTCGTCTCCAACGTCGACGGCGCCGACCTGCACGAGGCGGTGCGCGACCTGGACGCCGCCGAGACGCTGTTCATCATCGCCTCGAAGACGTTCACCACCATCGAGACGGTCACCAACGCCACCTCGGCCCGCCAGTGGCTGCTGTCCGAGCTGGGCGCCGGCCAGGAGGCCGTCGCCAAGCACTTCGTGGCGCTGTCGACCAACGCCGGCAAGGTCTCCGAGTTCGGCATCGACACGGAGAACATGTTCGAGTTCTGGGACTGGGTCGGCGGCCGCTACTCGTACGACTCGGCCATCGGCCTCTCCCTGATGGTCGCCATCGGCCCCGATCGCTTCCGGGAGATGCTGGACGGCTTCCACCTGGTCGACCGGCACTTCCACGCCGCCCCGCCCGAGCACAACGCCCCCTTCCTGCTGGGCCTGCTGGGCATCTGGTACGGCAACTTCCACGACGCGCAGTCCCACGCGGTACTGCCGTACTCGCACTACCTGTCCAAGTTCACGGCGTACCTCCAGCAGCTCGACATGGAGTCGAACGGCAAGCACGTGGACCGCGACGGCAACGACGTGGACTGGGGGACCGGGCCCGTCGTCTGGGGCACGCCCGGCACCAACGGCCAGCACGCCTACTACCAGCTCATCCACCAGGGCACCAAGCTGATCCCCGCCGACTTCATCGGCTTCGCCCAGCCCGTGCCCGAGCTGTCGCCCGAGTTCGCCGCACAGCACGACCTGCTGATGGCCAACTTCTTCGCCCAGACCCAGGCCCTGGCCTTCGGCAAGAGCCCGGAGGAGGTGCGCGCCGAGGGCGTCGCCGAGGAGCTGGTGCCGCACAAGACCTTCAAGGGGAACCGGCCCACCACGACCATCCTCGCGAAGGAACTGACCCCCTCGGTCCTCGGCCAGCTCATCGCGCTCTACGAGCACAAGGTGTTCGTCCAGGGTGCGGTCTGGAACATCGACTCGTTCGACCAGTGGGGCGTGGAACTGGGCAAGGTCCTCGCCAAGCGGGTGGAGCCGGCCCTCACGGAGGGCGCCGAGGTGCCGGGCCTGGACCCGTCCACCAAGGCCCTGGTCGGCAAGTACCGGGAGCTGCGCGGGCGCTGA